A stretch of the Tardiphaga sp. 709 genome encodes the following:
- a CDS encoding cysteine rich repeat-containing protein has product MRKFLLVLSVLSASASTGALAQQNQPRSGTDAEQKACTRDVQKLCRNVMDQGDLVVLSCLKENRPKISKACNDVLVSHGQ; this is encoded by the coding sequence ATGCGTAAATTTCTCCTGGTACTGTCCGTGCTTTCCGCATCTGCCTCGACCGGTGCATTGGCCCAGCAAAACCAGCCCCGCAGCGGCACCGACGCGGAGCAGAAGGCTTGCACCCGCGACGTGCAGAAGCTCTGCCGCAACGTGATGGATCAGGGCGACCTCGTGGTTCTGTCCTGCCTCAAGGAAAACCGCCCCAAGATCAGCAAGGCCTGCAACGATGTGCTGGTCAGCCACGGCCAATAA
- the hpnC gene encoding squalene synthase HpnC, whose translation MTPASELRSGKTDRDENFPVASWIIHPRHRALILAFYNFVRTADDIADHALLDAPAKLALLDELEADLLGQGDGQAEAVILREALQTRGMAPRHALDVLTAFRMDVTKLRYADWDELIHYCSFSAMPVGRFMLDVHGESKATWPASDALCAALQINNHLQDCGNDYRDLDRVYIPQDTLDRHGASVEDLKQAKASPALLACIRELVAKTETLMHESETLTVHIADVRLGCDVAVIETFAWQILKMLKMRDPLSEKVHLSKASMAGYALAGIAGGLWRRATTSAPMPRSTTPGA comes from the coding sequence ATGACCCCTGCGAGCGAACTGCGATCCGGCAAGACCGATCGTGACGAGAATTTTCCTGTCGCGTCGTGGATTATCCATCCGCGCCACCGGGCGCTGATTCTTGCCTTCTATAATTTCGTCCGGACCGCAGACGACATTGCCGATCACGCGCTGCTCGATGCGCCTGCAAAACTGGCTCTGCTCGACGAGCTGGAGGCCGACCTGCTCGGTCAGGGTGACGGCCAGGCCGAAGCGGTGATCCTGCGCGAGGCGCTGCAGACGCGGGGTATGGCCCCGCGTCATGCGCTCGACGTCCTGACGGCCTTCCGGATGGACGTGACCAAGCTGCGTTACGCCGACTGGGATGAGCTCATTCATTATTGCTCGTTCTCGGCGATGCCGGTCGGACGTTTCATGCTCGACGTGCACGGCGAAAGCAAAGCCACCTGGCCGGCGTCGGATGCGCTGTGCGCGGCGTTGCAGATCAACAATCACCTGCAGGATTGCGGCAACGACTATCGCGATCTCGATCGGGTCTACATTCCGCAGGACACGCTGGACCGGCACGGCGCCTCGGTGGAAGATCTCAAGCAGGCGAAGGCGTCGCCGGCGCTGCTGGCCTGTATTCGCGAGCTGGTCGCCAAGACCGAGACCCTGATGCACGAGAGCGAGACGCTGACGGTTCATATCGCGGACGTCCGGCTGGGCTGCGATGTCGCCGTCATCGAGACTTTTGCCTGGCAGATACTGAAGATGCTGAAGATGCGCGATCCGCTGAGCGAGAAGGTCCATCTCTCTAAGGCCAGCATGGCTGGCTACGCGCTGGCCGGCATTGCCGGCGGGCTGTGGCGCCGCGCCACCACGAGCGCCCCGATGCCTCGTTCGACGACGCCGGGCGCATGA